A single region of the Cytophagia bacterium CHB2 genome encodes:
- a CDS encoding DUF2703 domain-containing protein, producing MHIEFLYFRGCPNHEAARKLLFEVLRENRIKTTLHNIRIDSRDEAVAKRFLGSPTIRINGRDIDPSAEHRADFGMQCRVYLAGGKYTGMPSKEMIRSALQKALADSAAPTANAPNMERFTSPICC from the coding sequence CTGCACATCGAGTTTCTCTATTTTCGCGGCTGCCCCAACCACGAAGCGGCGCGGAAATTACTGTTTGAAGTGTTGCGTGAAAACCGGATCAAAACTACATTGCACAACATACGCATCGATTCGCGCGACGAAGCCGTCGCTAAGCGCTTTCTCGGCTCGCCGACCATTCGCATCAACGGCAGGGACATCGATCCCAGTGCGGAGCATCGCGCGGATTTTGGCATGCAGTGCCGCGTGTATCTTGCCGGCGGCAAGTATACCGGCATGCCGAGCAAGGAAATGATCCGTTCGGCATTACAAAAAGCGTTGGCCGATTCGGCCGCTCCAACCGCCAACGCGCCTAATATGGAACGATTCACGTCACCCATCTGCTGCTGA
- a CDS encoding radical SAM/Cys-rich domain protein yields MLLPRHTRHNVDLNARGEAINYFQQTLRHHALTLRRERTQVLQINVGKKCNQTCSHCHVNAGPARTEIMTRDTMDRIIEWLSSTDIPKVDITGGAPEINPNFRYLVERRKTLAPARHVMDRCNLTILFESGQENLAEFLAHHRVEIIASLPCYSQTNVDSQRGDGVFEKSIRALQRLNALGYGRDENLLLHLVYNPLGAHLPGSQAGLETAYKKELEQHFGIVFNRLYTLANVPMARFAAWLQRTGQLEKYQELLSNAFNPDTVANLMCRTMLNVDWRGEVYDCDFNQMLGLQWSDDHPLYLWNVDPEQMVDWPVITGDHCFACTAGAGSSCGGALA; encoded by the coding sequence ATGCTGTTGCCTCGCCATACCCGACATAACGTTGATCTGAATGCGAGAGGCGAAGCCATCAACTATTTCCAGCAAACCCTGAGGCATCATGCACTCACCCTGCGCCGCGAGCGAACGCAAGTCCTCCAAATCAACGTCGGCAAGAAGTGCAACCAGACGTGCTCGCATTGCCACGTTAATGCCGGACCGGCCCGCACTGAAATCATGACGCGCGACACCATGGATCGCATTATTGAGTGGCTGTCGTCTACGGATATTCCGAAGGTCGATATCACAGGTGGAGCGCCTGAGATTAATCCCAATTTCCGCTACCTGGTTGAGCGCAGAAAAACGCTGGCGCCGGCGCGCCACGTCATGGATCGCTGCAACCTGACGATCCTCTTCGAATCGGGGCAGGAAAATTTGGCGGAGTTTCTGGCGCACCATCGGGTGGAGATCATCGCGTCGCTGCCATGCTATTCGCAAACCAACGTGGATTCACAACGCGGCGACGGCGTTTTTGAAAAAAGTATCCGCGCTCTGCAACGGTTGAATGCCCTCGGCTACGGGCGTGATGAAAACCTGCTGCTGCACCTGGTGTATAATCCGCTTGGAGCGCATTTGCCGGGGTCGCAAGCCGGGTTGGAAACTGCTTACAAAAAAGAATTGGAACAGCATTTCGGCATTGTTTTCAACCGCCTTTACACGCTGGCCAACGTTCCCATGGCGCGCTTCGCCGCCTGGCTGCAGCGCACGGGCCAGCTTGAAAAATATCAGGAATTATTGAGCAACGCCTTCAATCCGGATACCGTGGCGAACCTGATGTGCCGCACCATGCTGAACGTCGATTGGCGCGGCGAGGTTTACGATTGCGACTTCAACCAAATGCTCGGTCTGCAATGGAGTGATGATCACCCACTATATCTGTGGAACGTTGATCCGGAGCAAATGGTGGACTGGCCCGTCATTACCGGCGATCATTGTTTTGCGTGCACGGCTGGCGCCGGATCGAGCTGTGGCGGCGCACTGGCGTAA
- a CDS encoding redoxin domain-containing protein: MLIGIHGYPPEEAKKWHEILGITFPLASDQSLVVMKAYEVYNKDVIPHPTTIIIDKTGVIRFREVHENYKERTSVENILAALKELN; encoded by the coding sequence GTGCTCATCGGCATTCACGGCTACCCGCCGGAAGAAGCCAAAAAGTGGCACGAAATTTTAGGCATTACTTTTCCACTCGCTTCCGATCAAAGTTTGGTTGTCATGAAAGCTTATGAAGTTTACAACAAGGACGTCATTCCGCATCCCACGACGATCATCATCGACAAAACCGGCGTCATTCGCTTTCGCGAGGTGCATGAGAATTACAAAGAGCGGACGAGTGTGGAAAATATATTGGCGGCTTTGAAGGAACTAAATTGA